The Bemisia tabaci chromosome 8, PGI_BMITA_v3 genome has a segment encoding these proteins:
- the LOC140225226 gene encoding uncharacterized protein: MKKRTAKIKDSKGNGIDIILWNEATNEIEHEDLGKTIFIKQVKLGTYMGNKQLTYMWNSKITKQEKDNIPANTETRKQTEHGKNEEEKAEKLDEVKTGVEKEEEPEGTATEEEKEEAKKEKTKGGKKKSKVVGNIGRKAGQK, translated from the exons atgaaaaaaagaacagcAAAAATTAAAGACTCAAAGGGCAACggg ATTGACATAATCCTGTGGAACGAAGCTACCAATGAAATTGAACACGAAGACTTGGGAAAAaccatttttatcaaacaagTTAAGCTAGGAACATACATGGGTAATAAACAACTGACTTATATGTGGAATAGCAAGataacgaaacaagaaaaagataacataccagcaaatacggaaaccagaaagcagactgaacatggaaaaaacgaagaagaaaaagcggaaaaattagatgaagttaaaacaggagtagaaaaagaagaagaaccagaaggaacagctactgaagaagaaaaagaagaagcaaaaaaagaaaagacaaaaggaggaaagaagaagagcaaagttgtaggaaatataggaagaaaagcaggacagaaatga